One genomic segment of Chitinophagales bacterium includes these proteins:
- a CDS encoding GH3 auxin-responsive promoter family protein: MSVVSSFIQLVANYFIQKQYKIHNNGIEVQKKVLKKLIKQAQNTHFGKEHSFDTISNYEDYKAKVPLNSYENLKKYIEEIAKGKQQVLWNAKTIYFAKTSGTTSGTKYIPITKDSIKNHISAARNSLFAYVAETGNADFFTKKMIFLQGSPELEMYGKIKTGRLSGIVYHHVPFWLLRNRKPSYETNCIEDWEQKVDTIVNETYMENMSLLSGIPPWCMQYFEKLLAKTNKENLKQLFPSLQLYVYGGLNYEPYKEKMDKLLGENVDKIETYPASEGFFAYQDSQKEKGLLLNIDSGIFYEFIHVEDYLQDKMNRICLKDVDFNTQYVLVVSSNAGLWAYDTGDTVKFVSLKPYRIVVTGRVKHFISAFGEHVIQEEVEKAIEIMSKQFNASVVEFTVAPFVGTENKKSYHEWFIEFTDLDINTNKIASFLDESIQEQNIYYKDLRENGILKEAKISVVENGGFEQYFKLKGKLGGQNKVQHLANNRELAKVLQHYVKNG, from the coding sequence GTGTCAGTCGTTTCATCTTTTATACAATTAGTGGCTAACTATTTTATACAAAAACAGTATAAAATACATAATAATGGTATTGAGGTGCAAAAAAAAGTACTAAAAAAATTAATAAAACAAGCTCAAAACACTCACTTCGGCAAAGAACATAGCTTTGATACTATCTCAAACTATGAAGATTATAAAGCGAAAGTTCCTTTAAACAGCTACGAAAATTTAAAGAAATATATAGAAGAAATAGCAAAAGGAAAGCAACAAGTTTTGTGGAATGCTAAAACCATTTACTTTGCCAAAACCAGTGGCACTACCAGCGGAACTAAGTATATTCCCATAACTAAGGATTCTATAAAAAACCACATATCCGCTGCCAGAAACAGCTTGTTTGCCTATGTGGCAGAAACAGGAAATGCCGATTTTTTTACCAAGAAAATGATTTTTTTGCAAGGCAGCCCAGAGCTTGAAATGTATGGCAAAATAAAAACAGGACGATTATCGGGTATTGTGTATCATCATGTGCCTTTTTGGCTGCTACGAAACCGAAAACCAAGCTACGAAACAAACTGCATAGAAGATTGGGAGCAAAAAGTGGACACCATTGTAAACGAAACTTACATGGAAAACATGAGTCTTTTAAGCGGTATTCCGCCTTGGTGTATGCAGTATTTTGAAAAACTTTTGGCAAAAACAAATAAAGAAAATTTAAAACAACTTTTCCCAAGCCTGCAATTATATGTTTACGGTGGTTTAAACTACGAACCCTACAAAGAAAAAATGGATAAACTGCTGGGCGAAAATGTAGATAAAATAGAAACCTATCCGGCTTCGGAAGGATTTTTTGCCTATCAAGATTCACAAAAAGAAAAAGGTTTGCTTTTAAATATTGATTCGGGTATTTTTTATGAATTTATCCATGTTGAAGATTATTTGCAAGACAAAATGAATAGAATTTGCCTAAAAGATGTGGACTTTAATACGCAATATGTTTTAGTAGTTAGCAGCAATGCCGGCTTGTGGGCGTATGATACAGGCGATACTGTGAAATTTGTTTCATTAAAACCCTACAGAATTGTTGTAACGGGGCGTGTAAAACATTTTATTTCTGCTTTTGGCGAGCATGTAATTCAAGAAGAAGTAGAAAAAGCCATAGAAATCATGTCAAAACAGTTTAATGCAAGTGTTGTAGAATTTACGGTAGCTCCTTTTGTAGGTACAGAAAATAAAAAATCTTATCACGAGTGGTTTATAGAATTTACCGATTTGGACATAAATACCAATAAAATAGCTTCATTTTTAGATGAAAGCATTCAAGAGCAAAATATTTACTATAAAGATTTGCGAGAGAATGGCATACTTAAAGAAGCGAAAATTAGTGTAGTTGAAAACGGAGGTTTTGAGCAGTACTTTAAGTTAAAAGGAAAACTGGGCGGACAAAACAAAGTGCAACACTTAGCCAATAACAGAGAACTGGCAAAAGTGCTACAGCATTATGTAAAAAACGGTTAA
- the rseP gene encoding RIP metalloprotease RseP — MELFVTLVQFFAGLSILIILHEAGHFFAAKFFGVRVEKFYLFFDFLFPFPDVAKFALIKKQIGETEYGIGWFPFGGYVQMSGIMDESMDKEALEQPVQSYEFRAKPAWQRLIILLGGIIVNVLVAFFMYSLVAGIWGDSYLKVDDQPYGIYVDSLGASIGLQNGDIITQVNGKDIDDAAKVKIDMLFNLADNITYVRNGESHKIEGISKDFYKYYMDNADKVLLFETAAKSVIDSITSETLKASGAQAGDQIIEFEGKPIAYHQDLLLAKRGYGDKDVDFKVLRGADTLALTTHLSENGLFGFSTSTDEYKITTKKYSFFGALIRGPQKTWETLMFYIGQFKLIFDKDVKGYKQIGGFGTIAKFYSGGFSWYAFLNKTAFISIILAFMNLLPIPALDGGHAMFTIYEMIFRKPPPEKFMYYAQMAGMAFLFALLIYANGNDIFRWLFGN, encoded by the coding sequence ATGGAGTTATTTGTAACCTTAGTCCAATTTTTTGCAGGTTTATCTATTTTAATTATTCTGCATGAAGCCGGACATTTTTTTGCAGCTAAATTTTTTGGTGTTAGAGTAGAAAAATTCTACTTATTTTTTGATTTCTTGTTCCCTTTTCCAGATGTAGCTAAGTTTGCTTTGATTAAAAAACAAATAGGCGAAACCGAATACGGTATCGGCTGGTTTCCTTTTGGTGGCTATGTGCAAATGAGCGGTATTATGGACGAAAGTATGGACAAAGAAGCCTTGGAGCAACCTGTTCAATCCTACGAATTTAGAGCCAAGCCGGCTTGGCAGCGTCTTATTATTTTGCTGGGCGGAATAATAGTAAATGTTTTGGTAGCCTTTTTCATGTATTCATTAGTGGCAGGTATTTGGGGCGATTCTTATTTAAAAGTTGACGACCAACCTTATGGTATTTATGTAGATTCTTTAGGAGCTTCTATCGGTTTGCAAAATGGAGATATTATTACCCAAGTAAATGGGAAAGATATAGACGATGCCGCTAAAGTAAAAATTGACATGCTTTTTAATCTTGCCGATAATATTACTTATGTAAGAAATGGCGAAAGCCATAAAATAGAGGGCATTAGTAAAGATTTTTATAAATATTATATGGACAATGCCGACAAGGTGTTATTGTTTGAAACTGCCGCTAAAAGTGTAATAGACAGTATTACAAGTGAAACATTAAAAGCATCAGGTGCTCAAGCAGGCGACCAAATAATAGAATTTGAAGGCAAACCAATAGCTTATCATCAAGATTTACTACTTGCAAAAAGAGGATATGGCGATAAAGATGTTGATTTTAAAGTATTGAGAGGTGCAGATACATTAGCTTTAACTACTCATCTTTCTGAAAATGGCTTGTTTGGATTTAGCACCAGCACGGATGAATATAAAATAACCACCAAAAAATACAGCTTTTTTGGAGCATTAATCAGAGGTCCTCAAAAAACATGGGAAACCCTAATGTTTTATATAGGACAGTTTAAATTAATATTTGACAAAGATGTAAAAGGATACAAACAGATAGGTGGTTTTGGTACTATAGCCAAGTTCTATTCTGGAGGATTTTCGTGGTATGCTTTTTTAAATAAAACAGCTTTTATATCTATAATATTAGCTTTTATGAATTTGCTACCCATACCCGCTTTAGACGGTGGGCATGCCATGTTTACTATATATGAAATGATATTTAGAAAACCACCACCTGAAAAATTTATGTATTATGCACAAATGGCAGGTATGGCATTTTTATTTGCACTGCTTATATATGCAAATGGCAATGATATTTTCCGCTGGTTGTTTGGTAATTAA
- a CDS encoding Glu/Leu/Phe/Val dehydrogenase — MNIFEKMEKMEHEQVLFFSDKNSGLKGIIALHNTVLGPALGGTRLWKYSNEEAALNDVLRLSRGMTFKSSIVGNNLGGGKAVIIDSNNATKDEAYWRSYGKFVDNLGGKYITAEDVGTNTQFIEYISQETKHVAGKPEYLNGSGDPSPVTAYGVYLGMKAAQKHLSGSDSLKGKKVAVQGVGHVGQYLIDLLAKENAHILISDINENNIKEVSSKYKVDIVDVNDIYDAEMDIYAPCALGATVNDDTLNRLKCSIIAGSANNQLEDEHKHGDIVKEKGIIYAPDFLINAGGVINCYIETVGYNRERAMAATEKIYDQTYNILSKASTENRNAQEVALEIAMERIEKIGKIKQRR, encoded by the coding sequence ATGAATATTTTTGAAAAAATGGAAAAAATGGAGCATGAACAGGTGCTCTTTTTCTCAGATAAAAACTCTGGCTTAAAAGGAATTATAGCACTGCACAACACCGTTTTAGGCCCAGCATTAGGCGGCACAAGACTTTGGAAATACAGCAACGAAGAAGCTGCATTAAACGATGTTTTAAGATTATCAAGAGGAATGACTTTTAAATCGTCTATTGTAGGCAATAATTTAGGTGGAGGAAAAGCTGTAATTATTGATAGCAATAATGCCACTAAAGATGAAGCCTACTGGCGTAGCTATGGCAAATTTGTTGATAATTTAGGCGGAAAATATATAACAGCCGAAGATGTAGGCACCAATACTCAATTTATAGAATACATATCGCAAGAAACTAAGCACGTAGCCGGCAAACCCGAATATTTAAACGGAAGTGGCGATCCATCTCCTGTTACCGCTTACGGAGTTTATTTAGGAATGAAAGCCGCTCAAAAACACCTAAGCGGTAGCGATTCTTTAAAAGGTAAAAAAGTGGCAGTGCAAGGCGTGGGACACGTAGGGCAATATTTAATTGATTTGTTAGCTAAAGAAAATGCCCATATTTTAATAAGCGATATTAACGAAAACAATATAAAAGAAGTTTCATCAAAATATAAAGTAGATATTGTAGATGTAAATGATATTTATGATGCCGAAATGGATATTTATGCTCCATGTGCTTTAGGTGCTACCGTAAATGACGATACGCTAAACAGGCTAAAATGCAGCATAATTGCAGGCTCGGCAAATAATCAATTAGAAGACGAACACAAGCATGGCGATATAGTTAAAGAAAAAGGGATAATTTACGCTCCCGATTTTTTAATAAATGCCGGAGGTGTTATAAATTGCTACATAGAAACCGTAGGTTACAATAGAGAAAGAGCTATGGCTGCAACAGAAAAAATATACGACCAAACATATAATATACTTTCAAAAGCATCTACCGAAAATAGAAATGCCCAAGAAGTGGCTTTAGAAATAGCTATGGAACGCATTGAAAAAATAGGAAAAATTAAACAGAGAAGATAG
- a CDS encoding dephospho-CoA kinase has product MIKVGITGGIGSGKSYISSMFEKLGVPVYYSDIRAKELMNTSEQVKQQLISTFGAETYKNNQLDRKYLAEIVFNNEEKLELLNNIVHPAVKNDYKKWCSEHQNYPYTLKEAALLFETGVYKELDKTILVHASKDIRILRVMQRDKVSKQAVEARMDKQMDDFAKMDLADFIVHNDGINEVFKIVEKLHTLFNPSIAI; this is encoded by the coding sequence ATGATAAAAGTAGGCATAACAGGAGGCATAGGTAGCGGTAAATCATACATCAGTAGTATGTTTGAAAAGCTGGGTGTGCCTGTTTATTATTCCGATATACGAGCTAAAGAACTGATGAATACATCTGAGCAAGTAAAACAACAGTTAATTAGCACATTTGGAGCAGAAACCTATAAAAACAACCAACTGGACAGGAAATATTTAGCAGAAATAGTTTTTAATAATGAAGAAAAATTGGAATTGCTAAACAATATAGTTCATCCTGCGGTTAAAAATGATTATAAAAAATGGTGCAGTGAGCATCAAAATTATCCTTACACTTTAAAGGAAGCCGCCCTTTTATTTGAAACGGGCGTTTATAAAGAATTAGATAAAACCATATTAGTTCATGCCTCTAAAGATATACGCATATTGCGTGTTATGCAAAGAGATAAAGTGAGCAAACAAGCTGTTGAAGCACGCATGGACAAACAAATGGATGATTTTGCTAAAATGGATTTAGCCGATTTTATAGTACATAATGACGGGATAAATGAAGTTTTTAAAATTGTAGAAAAACTTCACACGCTCTTTAATCCAAGTATTGCTATTTAA
- the yajC gene encoding preprotein translocase subunit YajC — protein sequence MTGILLQAQGGGFFGDPINMVLIMASLAVFYFFMLRPNQKKAKEAKEVLENLKKGDKIVTNGGLHGKISKLDETTADIEIARNTVITIERNAISTELTAALNKN from the coding sequence ATGACTGGAATTTTATTACAAGCACAAGGAGGCGGTTTTTTTGGCGACCCTATTAATATGGTGTTAATTATGGCATCATTGGCAGTTTTTTATTTTTTCATGTTGCGTCCCAACCAAAAAAAGGCTAAAGAAGCAAAAGAAGTATTAGAAAACTTGAAAAAAGGAGACAAAATAGTAACCAACGGTGGTTTGCACGGCAAAATATCTAAATTAGATGAAACTACTGCCGATATTGAAATAGCAAGAAATACCGTTATAACTATTGAAAGAAATGCCATTTCAACAGAGCTGACTGCGGCTTTAAATAAAAACTAA
- a CDS encoding rhodanese-like domain-containing protein yields MGMPNDEVLQQYKEKGAVIIDVRTPAEYKGGHPKKAQNIPLQNIQREADKIKKMNKPVILCCASGARSGQATSILKSKGIDAVNAGAWQNVANLMA; encoded by the coding sequence ATGGGTATGCCTAATGATGAAGTATTGCAACAATATAAAGAAAAAGGGGCTGTAATAATAGATGTGAGAACGCCTGCCGAATATAAGGGCGGACACCCGAAAAAGGCTCAAAATATTCCTTTGCAAAATATACAAAGAGAAGCAGATAAGATTAAAAAAATGAATAAACCTGTTATTCTTTGCTGTGCCAGTGGAGCAAGAAGTGGACAAGCTACTTCTATATTAAAAAGCAAAGGTATAGATGCCGTAAATGCCGGTGCATGGCAAAATGTAGCTAATTTAATGGCTTAA
- a CDS encoding aspartate aminotransferase family protein: MQIPLKGRTKEDIFKDLKERKSKDFNWHNGRAFASIYDAGEEARSAIYDAYTMFLTDNLVDPTLFPSLRDMENEVVNMCGNLLQGDENISGTLTSGGTESCMLAVKTAKFYAKKKNPNIQPEVILPYTIHFAFLKACEYFDVKPVIIPVKEDFRVDVEAVEKAINANTVLIVGSAPSYAYGAVDPIEEMGQIAKKHNVLFHVDGCIGAFVMAFNRKAGIPTPKYDFSVEGVTSISMDLHKYGYAAKGCSTLLFKNSEIRKSQFFISTSWTGYNAINSTLLSTKPGGPIAGAWTALNYFGEDGYIKISQDTMLATQKFLNGVKEIDGFYILGNPQTPLISFANSKYDVFQIADELKARGWFLSAQLSSDVAPPNLHLTVTMAQRGKEDEFLNDLKEAVEKVKKGYKLRKIKDDATTAVVKQLMKNISPETLAKITEKLGISGGDAPDKMALVSRLLDELPKEKTEPLLLDFMSDFYSLKK, translated from the coding sequence ATGCAAATACCATTAAAAGGAAGAACAAAAGAAGACATTTTTAAAGATTTAAAAGAAAGAAAATCTAAAGATTTTAATTGGCACAATGGTCGTGCTTTTGCCTCAATTTATGATGCTGGCGAAGAAGCCAGAAGTGCTATCTATGATGCTTATACTATGTTTCTTACCGATAATTTAGTTGACCCTACCCTTTTCCCAAGCTTAAGAGATATGGAAAATGAAGTGGTAAATATGTGTGGAAATTTACTGCAAGGCGATGAAAATATATCGGGAACACTAACATCGGGAGGTACAGAAAGCTGTATGCTGGCAGTAAAAACAGCTAAATTTTACGCTAAAAAGAAAAATCCTAATATACAACCGGAGGTAATATTGCCCTACACTATACATTTTGCTTTTTTAAAAGCTTGCGAGTATTTTGACGTAAAACCTGTAATAATTCCTGTAAAAGAAGATTTTAGAGTAGATGTTGAAGCGGTAGAAAAAGCTATTAATGCCAATACGGTTCTTATTGTTGGCTCCGCTCCTTCTTATGCTTACGGTGCTGTAGATCCTATTGAAGAAATGGGACAAATAGCTAAAAAACACAATGTTTTGTTTCATGTTGATGGTTGCATAGGTGCTTTTGTAATGGCATTTAACAGAAAAGCAGGTATTCCTACGCCAAAATATGATTTTAGTGTAGAGGGCGTTACTTCCATTTCTATGGATTTGCATAAATATGGCTATGCCGCTAAAGGTTGTTCTACCCTACTATTTAAAAATAGCGAAATACGTAAAAGCCAGTTTTTTATTTCTACCAGTTGGACTGGCTACAATGCTATTAACTCTACACTTTTAAGCACCAAGCCGGGTGGTCCCATAGCAGGTGCATGGACCGCTTTAAATTATTTTGGCGAAGACGGATACATAAAAATATCGCAAGATACTATGCTGGCAACGCAAAAGTTTTTAAACGGTGTAAAAGAAATAGACGGTTTTTATATTTTAGGCAATCCCCAAACACCGCTAATATCTTTTGCCAATAGCAAATATGATGTATTTCAAATAGCTGACGAATTGAAAGCCAGAGGTTGGTTTTTATCGGCACAGTTGAGCTCTGATGTAGCACCTCCCAACTTGCATTTAACAGTAACTATGGCACAAAGAGGCAAAGAAGATGAGTTTTTAAACGACCTAAAAGAAGCTGTAGAAAAAGTAAAAAAAGGCTATAAATTACGCAAAATAAAAGATGATGCCACTACTGCTGTGGTAAAACAACTAATGAAAAACATTAGTCCTGAAACTTTGGCTAAAATAACAGAGAAATTAGGCATAAGCGGTGGCGATGCTCCGGATAAAATGGCATTAGTAAGCCGACTTTTAGACGAATTACCTAAAGAAAAAACAGAACCACTATTACTGGATTTTATGAGTGATTTTTATAGCTTGAAGAAGTAG
- a CDS encoding ABC transporter ATP-binding protein, with amino-acid sequence MKELAYLNKYFVKYKWYFLLGILFVALSNVFKVLSPRVLSYAIDMVSNNISLFKSLDGFSLQESLKSNLTKSLFIFSLVFLLAAIVGGIFTFLMRQAIIVMSRLIEYDLKNEIYQHYQKLDTAFYKKNNTGDLMNRATEDVSRVRMYLGPALMYLINVIFLFTFVIGTMLSIDVRLTLWVLLPLPFLTISIFYVNNLINKGSERIQEQLSTLTTQAQEYYSGIRVLKSYVQEKLALQHYVDLSEEYKTRSLNLAQIEALFFPLMILLVGISTIIVVVVGGIYVQEGSVTPGNIVEFIMYVNLLTWPVTAIGWAASLIQRASASQKRINQFLKTEPLINNNVGEKIELEGNIKFKNASLTYKDTGIKAIDNVSFEIKAGEKWAIMGRTGSGKTTLAELIMGLYQTSAGEIIVDNENINKLNLTGYRKQIGYIPQDVFLFSDTIYNNIRFGNSKITDEEAENYAKKASIYNEIMEFPHGFNTLLGERGVTLSGGQKQRISIARALANQPQLIIFDDALSAVDINTEKAIIENMGESFGNKTVIIISHRIFSSIDFDNILILEDGKILEQGKHDELLKLNGLYAEFYKKQQTSSSE; translated from the coding sequence TTGAAAGAATTAGCCTACTTAAATAAATATTTTGTAAAATACAAGTGGTATTTCCTGCTTGGAATTTTATTTGTTGCTTTATCTAATGTTTTTAAAGTATTATCGCCTCGGGTGCTTAGTTATGCCATAGATATGGTGTCTAATAATATTAGTTTATTCAAATCTTTAGACGGATTTTCTCTTCAAGAAAGTTTAAAAAGCAATTTAACAAAATCGTTGTTTATATTTTCTTTAGTTTTTTTATTGGCGGCTATTGTGGGAGGTATTTTTACTTTTTTAATGAGGCAGGCTATTATTGTAATGTCAAGATTGATAGAATACGATTTAAAAAATGAGATTTATCAGCATTACCAAAAATTAGACACTGCTTTTTACAAAAAAAATAATACGGGCGATTTAATGAACCGTGCTACGGAAGATGTTTCAAGAGTTAGAATGTATTTAGGACCTGCATTAATGTATCTTATAAATGTAATTTTCTTGTTTACGTTTGTTATAGGTACTATGTTAAGTATTGATGTTAGGCTTACTTTGTGGGTATTATTACCATTGCCTTTTCTTACTATTTCTATTTTTTATGTAAATAATTTAATTAACAAAGGAAGCGAAAGAATACAGGAACAGTTATCTACCTTAACTACACAGGCACAGGAATATTATAGCGGTATTAGGGTTTTAAAAAGTTATGTGCAAGAAAAATTGGCATTGCAACATTATGTAGATTTAAGCGAAGAGTATAAAACTCGTTCATTAAATTTAGCCCAAATAGAAGCCTTGTTTTTCCCATTAATGATTTTGCTGGTGGGTATAAGCACTATAATTGTAGTGGTAGTAGGAGGTATATATGTGCAAGAGGGGAGTGTTACCCCCGGAAATATTGTAGAGTTTATTATGTATGTCAATTTACTTACATGGCCGGTTACGGCTATTGGCTGGGCGGCTTCTTTAATACAAAGGGCATCGGCTTCGCAAAAAAGGATAAACCAATTTTTAAAAACAGAGCCTTTAATTAATAATAATGTAGGAGAAAAGATAGAATTAGAGGGAAATATTAAATTTAAAAATGCAAGCCTTACTTATAAAGATACGGGTATTAAAGCAATAGATAATGTTAGTTTTGAAATAAAAGCTGGCGAAAAATGGGCAATAATGGGACGTACGGGAAGTGGAAAAACTACACTTGCCGAACTAATAATGGGACTGTACCAAACTTCAGCAGGAGAAATTATAGTAGATAATGAAAACATCAATAAACTAAATTTAACAGGATACAGAAAGCAAATAGGTTATATTCCGCAAGATGTTTTTTTATTTTCAGATACTATTTACAATAATATAAGATTTGGCAATAGTAAAATTACAGACGAAGAAGCAGAAAACTATGCTAAAAAAGCATCTATTTATAATGAGATAATGGAGTTTCCTCATGGATTTAACACACTTTTAGGCGAAAGAGGCGTAACTTTATCTGGTGGGCAAAAGCAACGAATATCTATAGCGAGAGCCTTGGCAAATCAGCCTCAACTAATTATTTTTGATGATGCACTTTCGGCAGTAGATATTAATACAGAAAAAGCCATTATAGAAAACATGGGCGAAAGTTTTGGCAATAAAACGGTTATAATAATAAGCCACCGCATATTTAGCAGTATAGATTTTGACAACATTTTAATACTGGAAGATGGTAAAATATTAGAACAAGGCAAACATGACGAGCTTTTAAAACTTAATGGACTGTATGCTGAGTTTTATAAGAAGCAACAGACTTCAAGTTCAGAATAA
- a CDS encoding acyl-CoA thioesterase produces MINNAIEIKVRWADVDANRHVRHSAYYDYGAHARIFMFDLMGFDSKMMSKLNIGPVIFKEECTFLKELYLSEEITVNVLKDTNNKLDGSKWKLHHEIFNSKNQKCAHITLSGAWIDLSKRKLTTPPTALAKALHELPEGKDFVYAKKN; encoded by the coding sequence ATGATAAACAACGCGATAGAGATAAAAGTTAGATGGGCAGATGTAGATGCAAACAGGCATGTAAGGCATTCTGCTTACTACGATTACGGTGCACATGCCAGAATTTTTATGTTTGATTTAATGGGTTTTGACTCAAAAATGATGAGCAAATTAAATATAGGTCCTGTTATTTTTAAAGAAGAATGCACATTTTTAAAAGAGCTATATTTAAGCGAAGAAATAACTGTAAATGTTCTTAAAGACACCAACAATAAATTGGACGGCTCTAAATGGAAATTGCACCATGAAATATTTAACAGCAAAAACCAAAAATGTGCTCACATTACATTAAGTGGAGCTTGGATAGACCTTAGTAAAAGAAAATTAACCACTCCCCCAACAGCTTTAGCTAAAGCTCTTCATGAATTGCCAGAAGGCAAAGATTTTGTATACGCCAAGAAAAATTAA
- a CDS encoding DUF1573 domain-containing protein, protein MKKIIFVSALAFSTFLFSCNSDSPATEETSGDATTTAVEETVVNNEPAEIAPAQVAELTTMSVDRMTHDFGNISDQSPVETKFVVTNTGEKPLLISNAQGSCGCTVPEYPKEPILPGESADIKVSFNPSGKSGAQNKTVTLTANTEPATTVMTIKSNITTAN, encoded by the coding sequence ATGAAAAAAATAATTTTTGTATCGGCATTAGCATTTTCAACATTTTTATTTTCTTGTAATTCTGACAGCCCAGCTACAGAAGAAACAAGCGGAGATGCTACCACAACTGCAGTAGAAGAAACAGTTGTAAATAATGAACCTGCTGAAATAGCACCAGCACAAGTAGCAGAGTTAACTACTATGTCTGTTGACAGAATGACTCACGATTTTGGGAATATTTCTGACCAATCTCCAGTAGAAACTAAGTTTGTTGTTACCAACACAGGCGAAAAACCATTATTAATTTCAAATGCTCAAGGTTCTTGTGGTTGTACAGTTCCTGAGTATCCAAAAGAACCAATTTTACCGGGAGAAAGTGCTGACATAAAAGTTTCTTTTAACCCAAGTGGTAAATCAGGTGCTCAAAACAAAACAGTTACCTTAACAGCTAATACTGAACCGGCTACTACTGTTATGACTATAAAGAGCAATATAACTACTGCTAACTAA
- the nusB gene encoding transcription antitermination factor NusB yields the protein MQILYANSLSEGENVATLQKQLTQKIDKTKQLYFVYLQYLIQVCEYVILDASKRANKFIPTEEDKNVNKDLADNLVLKLLTNSDELKEIQKHFKIKSFIDAGLVKKLFNELKTKEKYVKYCKLEKKEKRDEVDILRYILRRIIGTNELLDEALAEHFINIDDDHFLCLQSLQKIIKSFGKTDDKEFLKSILLEREETEEITFAKELINNYISKEKELNSIIEIRLKNWDMDRVSVVDIILLKMAISEFLYFPYIPLKVSINEYIDISKEYSTEKSKDFINGILDKTMKDLKSEGKIKKLGRGLINN from the coding sequence ATGCAAATATTATACGCCAACAGTTTAAGTGAAGGCGAAAACGTAGCGACATTACAAAAACAATTAACTCAAAAAATTGATAAAACTAAGCAACTCTATTTTGTTTATTTGCAATATTTAATTCAAGTATGCGAATATGTAATATTAGATGCTTCTAAACGGGCAAATAAATTTATACCTACAGAAGAAGATAAAAACGTAAATAAAGACTTAGCCGATAACCTTGTATTAAAACTTTTAACAAATAGTGATGAATTAAAAGAAATTCAAAAGCACTTTAAAATAAAAAGTTTTATAGATGCCGGTTTGGTTAAAAAGCTGTTTAACGAACTCAAAACGAAAGAGAAATATGTTAAATATTGCAAATTAGAAAAGAAAGAAAAAAGAGATGAAGTTGACATTTTACGCTACATTTTAAGAAGAATAATTGGCACAAATGAGCTACTTGATGAAGCACTTGCAGAACATTTTATAAATATAGATGACGACCATTTTTTGTGTCTTCAATCCTTACAAAAAATCATCAAATCTTTTGGAAAAACAGATGATAAAGAGTTTTTAAAAAGCATATTGCTTGAACGTGAAGAAACAGAAGAAATAACCTTTGCTAAAGAGTTGATAAACAATTATATAAGTAAAGAAAAAGAATTAAACAGCATTATAGAAATCCGATTAAAAAATTGGGATATGGACAGGGTTTCTGTGGTAGATATTATTCTGTTAAAAATGGCAATAAGCGAGTTCTTGTATTTCCCTTACATCCCTCTTAAAGTGAGTATAAATGAGTATATAGATATATCTAAAGAATACAGCACAGAAAAGAGTAAAGATTTTATAAATGGCATATTAGATAAGACCATGAAAGATTTAAAAAGTGAGGGAAAAATTAAAAAATTAGGCAGAGGATTAATCAATAATTAA